From Planctomycetota bacterium:
AGCGGTTAGAGCAGGGGACTCATAATCCCTTGGTCGAAGGTTCGAATCCTTCCGGGCCTAGTTGGTTTCGCCGGTCCGCGAGGTTGTCGAGCGACGTGCTGCCGAATCGCCGATTGAACAGGCGGCAGCGTGGTTTTGAGGCAGAGGATTGACCGGCGGAGGAGCACGACCATGGCGACCGTTTCCTACCCGCACATCGCACTGAGCGCGGACGGTGTGCCCTATCTCGAAGGCACGCGCACCAAAGTCGTCGAGATTGCCCTCGACAGCCTCGCCCATCATTGGGATGCCGACGACATCCAGCGACAGCATCCGCACCTGACGATGGGGCAAATTCATACCGCCCTGGCGTATTACCACGATCATCGTGAGGCCCTTGACGCCGTGATCGCCCAGCAACTGGCGGACGTCGATCGAATCGCCGGCGCAC
This genomic window contains:
- a CDS encoding DUF433 domain-containing protein translates to MATVSYPHIALSADGVPYLEGTRTKVVEIALDSLAHHWDADDIQRQHPHLTMGQIHTALAYYHDHREALDAVIAQQLADVDRIAGAQQPSVLRERLKHVGRQ